A DNA window from Siniperca chuatsi isolate FFG_IHB_CAS linkage group LG6, ASM2008510v1, whole genome shotgun sequence contains the following coding sequences:
- the lim2.2 gene encoding LOW QUALITY PROTEIN: lens intrinsic membrane protein 2.2 (The sequence of the model RefSeq protein was modified relative to this genomic sequence to represent the inferred CDS: deleted 2 bases in 1 codon; substituted 1 base at 1 genomic stop codon) — MEVSAEKRARGGGFTITHMLRSIIPSFVRWTMRASGTGLKKDTHTVTASNPGETPTNPELLNVXEDSASPGFSTMLYTLAGGGTLCGVAALVLLIVSTATDFWMQYRYSGSSANQGLWRFCINHKCHAHTITVAFWDATRAFMLLAVLSCFAGVVLGLSAFTNGTKNRRVHTGGIALVLSGFLALLALAIYTGVTVTFFGKRFLDWRFSWSYIIGWVAIILAFAAGVFQLCAYQRTTAEPAPSNNPDS; from the exons atggaGGTAAGTGCAGAGAAGAGAGCAAGGGGGGGGGGA TTTACCATTACTCACATGCTGCGCTCGATCATTCCCTCTTTTGTGAGGTGGACAATGAGAGCCAGCGGCACAGGGCTTAAAAAGGATACGCACACTGTTACAGCCAGCAACCCTGGAGAGACACCAACCAACCCAGAG TTGCTGAATGTTTAGGAGGACAGCGCTTCCCCCGGCTTCTCCACGATGCTGTATACTTTGGCGGGAGGAGGCACGCTCTGTGGTGTGGCTGCCCTCGTGCTTCTCATCGTTTCTACGGCAACAGACTTCTGGATGCAGTATCGATACTCGGGTAGCTCAGCCAATCAGGGGCTTTGGAGGTTCTGCATCAACCACAAATGCCATGCCCACACCATAACTGTAG CCTTCTGGGATGCCACACGGGCCTTTATGTTGCTGGCGGTGCTGAGCTGCTTCGCCGGCGTGGTGCTCGGCCTGAGCGCCTTCACTAATGGAACCAAGAACAGGAGGGTCCATACAGGCGGCATCGCCCTGGTCCTGTCAG GTTTTCTTGCTCTGCTGGCTTTGGCAATTTACACCGGAGTGACTGTCACTTTCTTTGGCAAACGCTTCTTGGACTGGCGCTTTTCATGGTCCTACATCATCGGCTGGGTGGCCATCATTTTGGCTTTTGCAgcag GTGTGTTTCAGCTCTGTGCTTACCAGCGGACCACTGCAGAACCTGCTCCTTCCAATAACCCGGACAGCTGA